In Poecilia reticulata strain Guanapo linkage group LG17, Guppy_female_1.0+MT, whole genome shotgun sequence, the following proteins share a genomic window:
- the si:ch73-71c20.5 gene encoding uncharacterized protein si:ch73-71c20.5, with the protein MSASCLTALRASLTAFHRASCRRLLAHDGRLTPIVCHRLRLLVSPAAGLSSSRTEPTQSSDAADEVADRLGQZEPEGPEYIPRKKAKNPMLKLGYAWMIGLPAGIIGFILAKRQVDKNRLKQLKIRQRMKRSNEGEYDGSRYRQHAKLDR; encoded by the exons ATGTCTGCCTCCTGTCTGACAGCACTCAGGGCATCTCTGACAG cttttcacagaGCTTCCTGCCGGCGACTCCTCGCGCACGACGGTCGTCTGACCCCGATAGTGTGTCACCGTTTGCGGCTTCTTGTCTCCCCGGCCGCCGGGCTGTCCAGCTCCAGGACCGAGCCGACACAGAGCTCCGACGCGGCCGACGAGGTTGCAGACAGACTCGGGCAGSAAGAGCCGGAAGGTCCGGAGTACATCCCCAGGAAGAAGGCCAAGAACCCTATGTTGAAGTTAGGATATGCTTG GATGATCGGACTCCCCGCGGGGATCATCGGCTTCATTCTGGCCAAGAGACAAGTGGACAAAAACCGCCTGAAGCAGCTGAAGATCAGACAGCGGATGAAACGATCCAACGAGGGCGAATACGACGGGAGCCGATATCGCCAGCACGCCAAGCTGGACCGGTGA
- the LOC103478930 gene encoding protein lifeguard 3, producing the protein MSRSDYPPGYENSHGPMYPPQGGGYPPPPSYGFPSYGGPQPGQPFAPYPSDPNAPLFPGQPAGYPAAPYPGQPHPAGPPGSGYPAPPPMPPVMPPIIPSGVLSSDEEFAASGSSWDDMSIRHAFIRKVYMILASQLLLTTAIVAIFTFVSPVRDFVRKNQAVYWASYAVYFITHLVLVCCKGPRRKFPWNIILLLIFTLALSYMTGTISSYYDTKAVFLALGITAVVCISVTVFCFQTKVDFTKCQGLFCVLGIVMFVTGIITAIVLSFKYMYWLHMLYAAIGAVVFTLFLAYHTQLLIGNRKHSISPEEYVFAALSIYVDIVQIFLFLLQIIGSVTK; encoded by the exons ATGTCCAGGTCAGACTACCCTCCAGGGTACGAGAACTCCCATGGTCCAATGTACCCACCTCAGGGCGGGGGCTACCCGCCTCCACCTTCTTATGGCTTCCCCTCCTATGGTGGTCCTCAGCCAGGTCAGCCTTTCGCTCCCTATCCAAGCGACCCAAATGCCCCTCTGTTCCCGGGCCAGCCAGCGGGGTATCCTGCCGCTCCGTACCCAGGACAGCCTCACCCTGCAGGACCTCCAGGATCGGGCTACCCTGCCCCACCACCAATGCCTCCAGTCATGCCCCCCATCATCCCATCAGGGGTTCTGAGCTCAG ACGAGGAGTTCGCGGCGAGCGGCAGCAGCTGGGACGACATGAGCATTCGGCATGCCTTCATCAGAAAG gtttACATGATCCTGGCCTCCCAGCTCCTCCTCACCACAGCCATTGTTGCCATATTCACCTTCGT TTCACCGGTCCGAGATTTTGTACGGAAAAACCAGGCTGTGTACTGGGCGTCATA tgcTGTATATTTCATCACCCACCTTGTGTTGGTTTGCTGTAAAGGCCCACG GAGGAAGTTCCCATGGAACATTATTCTGCTGCTGATCTTT ACTCTGGCTCTGTCTTACATGACTGGAACAATCTCgag TTACTACGACACAAAAGCTGTGTTTCTGGCTCTCGGGATCACTGCTGTTGTGTGCATCTCTGTCACAGTCTTCTGTTTCCAGACAaag GTGGATTTCACAAAGTGCCAGGGCCTCTTCTGTGTCCTCGGGATTGTCATGTTTGTGACCGGCATCATCACAGCCATTGTGCTTTCCTTCAAATAT ATGTATTGGCTTCACATGCTGTATGCGGCGATAGGAGCCGTAGTGTTCACTCTG ttCCTGGCATATCACACTCAGCTCCTGATAGGAAACAGGAAGCACTCCATCAGTCCGGAAGAGTACGTCTTCGCCGCCCTGTCCATCTACGTGGACATCGTCCAGatcttcctgttcctgctgcaGATTATCGGATCCGTCACCAAATGA